One part of the bacterium genome encodes these proteins:
- a CDS encoding autorepressor SdpR family transcription factor, protein MNEIFKALADPTRREILRLLGAGEKSAGELAEHFDITKPSISHHFSVLKEGDLISSRREGTTIYYTLNTTVFQDVMTWVVDLVGDSKRKRRNNS, encoded by the coding sequence ATGAACGAGATTTTTAAGGCGCTTGCCGATCCCACGCGGCGGGAGATTTTGCGGTTGCTGGGCGCCGGCGAAAAATCAGCCGGAGAGCTTGCGGAGCATTTTGATATTACAAAGCCGTCCATTTCGCATCATTTTTCCGTACTGAAGGAGGGGGATTTGATTTCCAGCCGCCGCGAAGGAACAACCATTTATTACACTTTGAATACGACCGTGTTTCAGGATGTGATGACCTGGGTTGTCGACCTTGTGGGTGATTCGAAGCGGAAAAGGAGGAACAACTCATGA